In Deltaproteobacteria bacterium, one DNA window encodes the following:
- a CDS encoding arginase family protein gives MPAVVTPEPGGLTWFEVIDILRDVMRANRNVVEFDIMELAPIAGMGAPDYLAARLCYRLMGWLVARQSEK, from the coding sequence CATGCCCGCCGTCGTCACCCCGGAACCGGGGGGGCTCACATGGTTCGAGGTGATCGACATCCTGCGGGACGTGATGCGGGCGAACCGCAACGTGGTCGAGTTCGACATCATGGAGCTCGCCCCGATCGCCGGCATGGGGGCCCCGGACTACCTCGCCGCGCGCCTGTGCTACCGGCTGATGGGGTGGCTCGTCGCCCGCCAGTCCGAGAAGTAG
- a CDS encoding arginine decarboxylase, pyruvoyl-dependent, protein MSVPTKVFFTKGVGRHREQLTSFELALRDAGIQKFNLVQVSSIFPPKCRIVKKEEGLKLLQPGEIVFVVMSRCCSDEPRRLVAASVGCALPSDRSVYGYLSEHHAFGQTEKVAGDYAEDLAAAMLASTLGVEFDEDKSWDEKREVWKISGKIYKSFNITQSAIVKDEYTTTVAAAVLVL, encoded by the coding sequence ATGTCCGTTCCGACGAAGGTCTTTTTCACCAAGGGGGTCGGCCGCCACCGGGAGCAGCTGACCTCGTTCGAGCTCGCGCTCCGCGACGCCGGCATACAGAAGTTCAACCTGGTGCAGGTGTCGAGCATCTTCCCCCCCAAGTGCCGGATCGTGAAGAAGGAAGAGGGCCTGAAGCTCCTCCAGCCGGGGGAGATCGTGTTCGTCGTCATGAGCCGATGCTGCAGCGACGAGCCCAGGCGCCTGGTGGCGGCCTCCGTCGGCTGCGCGCTTCCCTCCGACCGGTCCGTCTACGGCTACCTGAGCGAGCATCACGCGTTCGGCCAGACCGAGAAGGTGGCGGGCGACTACGCCGAGGACCTTGCCGCCGCGATGCTCGCATCCACCCTCGGAGTGGAATTCGACGAGGACAAGAGCTGGGACGAGAAGCGCGAGGTGTGGAAGATCAGCGGCAAGATCTACAAGTCGTTCAACATCACGCAGTCGGCGATCGTCAAGGACGAGTACACCACGACCGTGGCGGCGGCCGTGCTGGTCCTGTAA
- a CDS encoding ketoacyl-ACP synthase III yields the protein MRGARIVGTGRELPPRVVRNEELSMRMDTTDEWIVQRTGIRERRYADPGATTSSLGSAAARKAIEAAGLSVGDIDLVVFATLSPDYFFPGCGVLVQQQLGMSTVGALDVRDQCTGFVYGLSVAEAYVKGGFHDHVLVIGAEIHSRGLRFTTAGRDTAVIFGDGAGAAVVGPAEPGRGILSSHLHSEGKYAGELILESPGFIDDPWISHGTIDAGKHFPKMNGKYVFTHAVRRFPETIRESLEKNGRSLSDLSLLIPHQANLRITQAVGSALDLPEGKVFSNIERYGNTTAASIPIALDECVEQGRIREGDLVCLAAFGSGFTWASALIRW from the coding sequence ATGCGAGGAGCCCGGATCGTCGGGACGGGACGGGAGCTCCCCCCGCGGGTGGTGCGGAACGAGGAGCTTTCGATGCGGATGGACACCACCGACGAGTGGATCGTCCAGCGCACGGGGATCCGCGAACGACGGTACGCCGACCCCGGCGCGACGACGTCCAGCCTCGGTTCGGCCGCCGCCCGGAAGGCGATCGAGGCGGCCGGGCTTTCCGTCGGCGACATCGACCTCGTCGTCTTCGCGACCCTCTCCCCGGACTACTTCTTTCCCGGCTGCGGGGTCCTGGTCCAGCAGCAGCTCGGGATGTCCACCGTCGGCGCCCTGGATGTGCGCGACCAGTGCACCGGGTTCGTCTACGGGCTCTCCGTCGCGGAAGCGTACGTGAAGGGCGGATTCCACGACCACGTCCTGGTCATCGGGGCGGAAATCCACAGCCGGGGGCTCCGATTCACCACGGCGGGGCGCGACACCGCGGTGATCTTCGGCGACGGCGCCGGCGCGGCGGTCGTCGGTCCGGCGGAGCCCGGCCGCGGGATCCTTTCCTCCCACCTGCACTCCGAGGGGAAATACGCCGGGGAGCTGATCCTGGAGTCGCCCGGTTTCATCGACGATCCGTGGATCTCGCACGGGACGATCGATGCCGGGAAGCACTTCCCCAAGATGAACGGGAAATACGTCTTCACGCACGCGGTCCGGCGATTTCCGGAAACGATCCGGGAATCCCTCGAGAAGAACGGGCGTTCCCTGTCCGACCTCTCCCTCCTGATCCCCCACCAGGCGAACCTCCGGATCACGCAGGCGGTCGGAAGCGCGCTCGACCTCCCGGAGGGGAAGGTCTTCTCGAACATCGAGCGGTACGGAAACACCACGGCGGCGTCGATCCCGATCGCCCTGGACGAGTGCGTCGAGCAGGGGAGGATCCGGGAGGGGGACCTCGTGTGCCTGGCGGCGTTCGGGTCCGGTTTCACCTGGGCGTCGGCGCTGATCCGCTGGTAG
- the rimI gene encoding ribosomal protein S18-alanine N-acetyltransferase, with the protein METGDLDRVMAIEEVSFPTPWSRSMFAEDLERPFSSPVVAEGPDGELCGYAVCWNIAGESHLLNIAVRPDRRGEGIGRALVGECIRRGALAGSTLIHLEVRVGNEEAQRLYFRCGFEIRGIRKRYYTDTGEDAVLLSRGIGGSDAE; encoded by the coding sequence ATGGAGACGGGCGACCTCGACCGGGTGATGGCGATCGAGGAGGTTTCCTTTCCCACCCCCTGGTCCCGGTCGATGTTCGCGGAAGACCTGGAACGGCCGTTCTCCTCGCCGGTCGTGGCGGAAGGCCCGGACGGCGAGCTGTGCGGATACGCCGTCTGCTGGAACATCGCGGGGGAGTCCCACCTCCTGAACATCGCCGTCCGGCCGGACCGGCGGGGAGAGGGGATCGGGCGGGCGCTGGTCGGCGAGTGCATCCGCCGCGGCGCCCTGGCCGGCTCGACGCTCATCCACCTCGAGGTGCGCGTCGGGAACGAGGAGGCGCAACGGTTGTACTTCCGGTGCGGATTCGAGATCCGGGGGATCCGGAAACGGTATTACACGGACACGGGAGAGGACGCGGTTCTCCTCTCCCGCGGGATCGGCGGGAGCGATGCCGAGTAA
- a CDS encoding dihydroorotate dehydrogenase electron transfer subunit translates to MPSKATRFVHGRIVRNTGHGIFYRMEVSIPDRIEFVPGQFAMVSGWPGNDPLLPRPLAIFRAGGTRSRATVEFVYKVVGRGTALLSGLHDGDPLSITLPLGNGFDLGAPDRTWWLAGGGVGFSTVFPAGVALSQGKAEFEMFLGSRTRDQLPPREWIPGGDLPGRVHLCTDDGTAGFFGTVTDAIRERLAALSPPGRARVSILSCGPREMLSGIAAAAAAHGVPTQVSLENHMACGFGVCWGCVAAVRDGDRTAYRRVCREGPVFDAGEIVW, encoded by the coding sequence ATGCCGAGTAAGGCGACACGGTTCGTCCACGGGAGGATCGTGCGCAACACCGGGCACGGGATCTTCTACCGGATGGAAGTCTCGATTCCCGACCGGATCGAGTTCGTCCCCGGGCAGTTCGCCATGGTGTCGGGGTGGCCCGGGAACGATCCGCTCCTGCCTCGCCCGCTCGCCATCTTCCGCGCCGGCGGGACGCGCTCCCGGGCTACCGTCGAATTCGTGTACAAGGTGGTCGGACGGGGGACGGCCCTGCTGTCGGGTTTGCACGACGGCGACCCCCTGTCCATCACCCTGCCGCTGGGGAACGGATTCGACCTCGGCGCGCCGGACCGGACCTGGTGGCTCGCGGGCGGCGGCGTGGGGTTCTCGACCGTCTTCCCCGCGGGGGTGGCCCTTTCGCAGGGAAAGGCGGAGTTCGAGATGTTCCTCGGGAGCCGCACGCGGGATCAGCTTCCCCCAAGGGAGTGGATCCCGGGCGGGGACCTCCCGGGGCGGGTCCACCTGTGCACCGACGACGGCACGGCCGGATTCTTCGGCACCGTCACCGACGCGATCCGGGAACGACTGGCGGCCCTTTCGCCCCCCGGGCGCGCCCGCGTGTCGATCCTTTCGTGCGGTCCGCGGGAGATGCTTTCGGGGATCGCCGCGGCCGCGGCCGCGCACGGGGTTCCCACGCAGGTGTCGCTCGAAAACCACATGGCGTGCGGATTCGGGGTGTGCTGGGGGTGCGTCGCCGCGGTGCGGGACGGTGACCGGACCGCGTACCGGAGGGTGTGCAGGGAGGGGCCGGTGTTCGACGCGGGGGAGATCGTCTGGTGA